One window from the genome of Chrysemys picta bellii isolate R12L10 chromosome 15, ASM1138683v2, whole genome shotgun sequence encodes:
- the CRYBB2 gene encoding beta-crystallin B2 isoform X2 gives MASDHQMPASKQQQASSKIVVFEQENFQGRCHELNAACSNLKEAGMEKVGSILVHSGPWVGYEQANCKGEQFVFEKGEYPRWDSWTNSRRSDTIGALRPIKVDSQEHKIVLYENPSFTGKKIEIIDDDVPSFHAHGYQEKVSSVRVQSGTWVGYQYPGYRGYQYLFEKGDYKDSSEFGAQHPQIQSVRRIRDMQWHQRGAFHPTN, from the exons ATGGCGTCAGACCATCAGATGCCAGCCTCTAAGCAACAGCAAGCCAGCTCCAAG ATTGTCGTCTTTGAGCAAGAGAATTTCCAAGGTCGCTGCCATGAACTTAACGCAGCTTGTTCCAATTTGAAGGAGGCCGGAATGGAGAAAGTTGGCTCCATCCTGGTACACTCTGGACC CTGGGTTGGCTACGAACAGGCAAACTGCAAAGGGGAGCAGTTTGTGTTTGAAAAGGGCGAGTATCCCCGCTGGGATTCCTGGACCAACAGCCGGAGGAGCGACACCATTGGCGCCCTGAGACCCATCAAAGTG GACAGCCAGGAACACAAGATCGTCCTCtatgaaaaccccagcttcaccGGCAAGAAGATTGAGATCATAGATGACGATGTGCCCAGCTTCCATGCTCATGGCTACCAGGAAAAAGTGTCATCTGTGCGCGTGCAAAGTGGCAC CTGGGTTGGATACCAGTACCCCGGTTACAGAGGCTACCAGTACCTGTTTGAAAAAGGCGACTATAAGGACAGCTCAGAGTTTGGTGCCCAGCACCCCCAGATTCAATCCGTCAGGCGCATCCGGGATATGCAGTGGCATCAGCGAGGGGCCTTTCACCCCACCAACtga
- the CRYBB2 gene encoding beta-crystallin B2 isoform X1 → MAALNAITPRGSPPGCKNPELWDKIKRLPHSSYSQIVVFEQENFQGRCHELNAACSNLKEAGMEKVGSILVHSGPWVGYEQANCKGEQFVFEKGEYPRWDSWTNSRRSDTIGALRPIKVDSQEHKIVLYENPSFTGKKIEIIDDDVPSFHAHGYQEKVSSVRVQSGTWVGYQYPGYRGYQYLFEKGDYKDSSEFGAQHPQIQSVRRIRDMQWHQRGAFHPTN, encoded by the exons ATGGCAGCACTGAATGCCATCACCCCCCGAGGCTCTCCGCCAGGATGCAAAAATCCAGAGCTATGGGACAAAATAAAGAGGCTTCCCCACTCCAGCTACTCCCAG ATTGTCGTCTTTGAGCAAGAGAATTTCCAAGGTCGCTGCCATGAACTTAACGCAGCTTGTTCCAATTTGAAGGAGGCCGGAATGGAGAAAGTTGGCTCCATCCTGGTACACTCTGGACC CTGGGTTGGCTACGAACAGGCAAACTGCAAAGGGGAGCAGTTTGTGTTTGAAAAGGGCGAGTATCCCCGCTGGGATTCCTGGACCAACAGCCGGAGGAGCGACACCATTGGCGCCCTGAGACCCATCAAAGTG GACAGCCAGGAACACAAGATCGTCCTCtatgaaaaccccagcttcaccGGCAAGAAGATTGAGATCATAGATGACGATGTGCCCAGCTTCCATGCTCATGGCTACCAGGAAAAAGTGTCATCTGTGCGCGTGCAAAGTGGCAC CTGGGTTGGATACCAGTACCCCGGTTACAGAGGCTACCAGTACCTGTTTGAAAAAGGCGACTATAAGGACAGCTCAGAGTTTGGTGCCCAGCACCCCCAGATTCAATCCGTCAGGCGCATCCGGGATATGCAGTGGCATCAGCGAGGGGCCTTTCACCCCACCAACtga